From Oncorhynchus mykiss isolate Arlee chromosome 6, USDA_OmykA_1.1, whole genome shotgun sequence, the proteins below share one genomic window:
- the LOC118964923 gene encoding uncharacterized protein LOC118964923 isoform X5, giving the protein MVDCTFNCSLHDNEKKCDQDPKCNNTVFTLEKTPCKNSIKQCLNMKLGKHVTGFFACFHTFPSNNQHLFPFKPSKHQVESFIVAFVEPEMVIFYSDVETKTSVTKQHGESVNLACNFTVAKDYSHLPFSLYWIKTVSGNSSTCLYSYSFDSNGQLYDHHCLIDEALLKRRSNTSSIPLTVPIFHNLKISNATYSDSGQYVCALQVLKNRKGHWKVITNVTVTVNGEFNNHPNRNDTALLYTPGDPYIPLYVVGALFFFCLFVTVIVMMKNTKISQAESHTLRMKREDDAEETINSDCSPYAEGRGEDGGALLTSEAD; this is encoded by the exons ATGGTGGATTGCACTTTTAATTGCAGTCTTCATGACAATGAGAAGAAATGTGACCAAGATCCGAAGTGCaataatacagtatttacattaGAAAAAACTCCCTGCAAAAACAGTATCAAacaatgtttaaatatgaaattgGGGAAACACGTCACTGGATTCTTTGCATGTTTTCATACCTTTCCATCAAATAACCAACACTTATTCCCCTTTAAACCTTCAAAACATCAGGTGGAATCATTTATTGTGGCATTTGTTGAACCAGAGA TGGTGATATTCTACTCTGATGTGGAAACTAAAACGTCTGTTACCAAACAGCATGGAGAATCAGTCAACCTTGCATGTAATTTCACAGTAGCCAAAGATTACTCTCACCTTCCATTTTCATTGTATTGGATCAAAACCGTCAGTGGCAACAGTAGCACATGTCTTTATTCTTATTCTTTTGATAGTAATGGACAATTATATGACCACCATTGTCTCATTGATGAGGCCCTGCTGAAACGAAGGTCAAATACTTCATCTATTCCCCTAACAGTCCCTATCTTTCATAACCTTAAGATCAGCAATGCCACATATTCAGACAGCGGACAGTATGTTTGTGCCTTACAGGTGCTTAAGAATAGAAAAGGGCACTGGAAGGTAATAACTAATGTCACAGTCACTGTGAATGGAGAATTCAACAACCACCCCAATAGGAATGACACAGCCCTGTTATATACTCCTG GGGATCCTTACATACCACTGTATGTAGTGGGAGCCTTGTTCTTCTTCTGCCTGTTTGTTACTGTCATTGTCATGATGAAAAATACCAAGATTTCGCAAG CAGAATCTCACACTCTGAGAATGAAAAG AGAAGACGATGCAGAAGAGACAATTAACTCCGACT GTTCCCCATATGctgagggcagaggagaggatgggggggcTCTACTCACTTCTGAAGCTGACTGA
- the LOC118964923 gene encoding uncharacterized protein LOC118964923 isoform X1, giving the protein MIMDMLSVFMVMTLVGKCQGNTYLNYQEKEEAISLQCEERIWQLDLNEDNMVDCTFNCSLHDNEKKCDQDPKCNNTVFTLEKTPCKNSIKQCLNMKLGKHVTGFFACFHTFPSNNQHLFPFKPSKHQVESFIVAFVEPEMVIFYSDVETKTSVTKQHGESVNLACNFTVAKDYSHLPFSLYWIKTVSGNSSTCLYSYSFDSNGQLYDHHCLIDEALLKRRSNTSSIPLTVPIFHNLKISNATYSDSGQYVCALQVLKNRKGHWKVITNVTVTVNGEFNNHPNRNDTALLYTPGDPYIPLYVVGALFFFCLFVTVIVMMKNTKISQAESHTLRMKREDDAEETINSDCSPYAEGRGEDGGALLTSEAD; this is encoded by the exons ATGATCATGGATATGCTATCTGTCTTCATGGTGATGACTCTCGTAGGAAAATGTCAAG GGAACACTTATCTAAATTATCAAGAGAAAGAGGAAGCTATATCCTTACAATGTGAAGAGAGAATTTGGCAACTTGATCTAAATGAAGACAATATGGTGGATTGCACTTTTAATTGCAGTCTTCATGACAATGAGAAGAAATGTGACCAAGATCCGAAGTGCaataatacagtatttacattaGAAAAAACTCCCTGCAAAAACAGTATCAAacaatgtttaaatatgaaattgGGGAAACACGTCACTGGATTCTTTGCATGTTTTCATACCTTTCCATCAAATAACCAACACTTATTCCCCTTTAAACCTTCAAAACATCAGGTGGAATCATTTATTGTGGCATTTGTTGAACCAGAGA TGGTGATATTCTACTCTGATGTGGAAACTAAAACGTCTGTTACCAAACAGCATGGAGAATCAGTCAACCTTGCATGTAATTTCACAGTAGCCAAAGATTACTCTCACCTTCCATTTTCATTGTATTGGATCAAAACCGTCAGTGGCAACAGTAGCACATGTCTTTATTCTTATTCTTTTGATAGTAATGGACAATTATATGACCACCATTGTCTCATTGATGAGGCCCTGCTGAAACGAAGGTCAAATACTTCATCTATTCCCCTAACAGTCCCTATCTTTCATAACCTTAAGATCAGCAATGCCACATATTCAGACAGCGGACAGTATGTTTGTGCCTTACAGGTGCTTAAGAATAGAAAAGGGCACTGGAAGGTAATAACTAATGTCACAGTCACTGTGAATGGAGAATTCAACAACCACCCCAATAGGAATGACACAGCCCTGTTATATACTCCTG GGGATCCTTACATACCACTGTATGTAGTGGGAGCCTTGTTCTTCTTCTGCCTGTTTGTTACTGTCATTGTCATGATGAAAAATACCAAGATTTCGCAAG CAGAATCTCACACTCTGAGAATGAAAAG AGAAGACGATGCAGAAGAGACAATTAACTCCGACT GTTCCCCATATGctgagggcagaggagaggatgggggggcTCTACTCACTTCTGAAGCTGACTGA
- the LOC118964923 gene encoding uncharacterized protein LOC118964923 isoform X3, with amino-acid sequence MIMDMLSVFMVMTLVGKCQGNTYLNYQEKEEAISLQCEERIWQLDLNEDNMVDCTFNCSLHDNEKKCDQDPKCNNTVFTLEKTPCKNSIKQCLNMKLGKHVTGFFACFHTFPSNNQHLFPFKPSKHQVESFIVAFVEPEMVIFYSDVETKTSVTKQHGESVNLACNFTVAKDYSHLPFSLYWIKTVSGNSSTCLYSYSFDSNGQLYDHHCLIDEALLKRRSNTSSIPLTVPIFHNLKISNATYSDSGQYVCALQVLKNRKGHWKVITNVTVTVNGEFNNHPNRNDTALLYTPGDPYIPLYVVGALFFFCLFVTVIVMMKNTKISQAESHTLRMKRFPIC; translated from the exons ATGATCATGGATATGCTATCTGTCTTCATGGTGATGACTCTCGTAGGAAAATGTCAAG GGAACACTTATCTAAATTATCAAGAGAAAGAGGAAGCTATATCCTTACAATGTGAAGAGAGAATTTGGCAACTTGATCTAAATGAAGACAATATGGTGGATTGCACTTTTAATTGCAGTCTTCATGACAATGAGAAGAAATGTGACCAAGATCCGAAGTGCaataatacagtatttacattaGAAAAAACTCCCTGCAAAAACAGTATCAAacaatgtttaaatatgaaattgGGGAAACACGTCACTGGATTCTTTGCATGTTTTCATACCTTTCCATCAAATAACCAACACTTATTCCCCTTTAAACCTTCAAAACATCAGGTGGAATCATTTATTGTGGCATTTGTTGAACCAGAGA TGGTGATATTCTACTCTGATGTGGAAACTAAAACGTCTGTTACCAAACAGCATGGAGAATCAGTCAACCTTGCATGTAATTTCACAGTAGCCAAAGATTACTCTCACCTTCCATTTTCATTGTATTGGATCAAAACCGTCAGTGGCAACAGTAGCACATGTCTTTATTCTTATTCTTTTGATAGTAATGGACAATTATATGACCACCATTGTCTCATTGATGAGGCCCTGCTGAAACGAAGGTCAAATACTTCATCTATTCCCCTAACAGTCCCTATCTTTCATAACCTTAAGATCAGCAATGCCACATATTCAGACAGCGGACAGTATGTTTGTGCCTTACAGGTGCTTAAGAATAGAAAAGGGCACTGGAAGGTAATAACTAATGTCACAGTCACTGTGAATGGAGAATTCAACAACCACCCCAATAGGAATGACACAGCCCTGTTATATACTCCTG GGGATCCTTACATACCACTGTATGTAGTGGGAGCCTTGTTCTTCTTCTGCCTGTTTGTTACTGTCATTGTCATGATGAAAAATACCAAGATTTCGCAAG CAGAATCTCACACTCTGAGAATGAAAAG GTTCCCCATATGctga
- the LOC118964923 gene encoding uncharacterized protein LOC118964923 isoform X2, translating into MIMDMLSVFMVMTLVGKCQGNTYLNYQEKEEAISLQCEERIWQLDLNEDNMVDCTFNCSLHDNEKKCDQDPKCNNTVFTLEKTPCKNSIKQCLNMKLGKHVTGFFACFHTFPSNNQHLFPFKPSKHQVESFIVAFVEPEMVIFYSDVETKTSVTKQHGESVNLACNFTVAKDYSHLPFSLYWIKTVSGNSSTCLYSYSFDSNGQLYDHHCLIDEALLKRRSNTSSIPLTVPIFHNLKISNATYSDSGQYVCALQVLKNRKGHWKVITNVTVTVNGEFNNHPNRNDTALLYTPGDPYIPLYVVGALFFFCLFVTVIVMMKNTKISQESHTLRMKREDDAEETINSDCSPYAEGRGEDGGALLTSEAD; encoded by the exons ATGATCATGGATATGCTATCTGTCTTCATGGTGATGACTCTCGTAGGAAAATGTCAAG GGAACACTTATCTAAATTATCAAGAGAAAGAGGAAGCTATATCCTTACAATGTGAAGAGAGAATTTGGCAACTTGATCTAAATGAAGACAATATGGTGGATTGCACTTTTAATTGCAGTCTTCATGACAATGAGAAGAAATGTGACCAAGATCCGAAGTGCaataatacagtatttacattaGAAAAAACTCCCTGCAAAAACAGTATCAAacaatgtttaaatatgaaattgGGGAAACACGTCACTGGATTCTTTGCATGTTTTCATACCTTTCCATCAAATAACCAACACTTATTCCCCTTTAAACCTTCAAAACATCAGGTGGAATCATTTATTGTGGCATTTGTTGAACCAGAGA TGGTGATATTCTACTCTGATGTGGAAACTAAAACGTCTGTTACCAAACAGCATGGAGAATCAGTCAACCTTGCATGTAATTTCACAGTAGCCAAAGATTACTCTCACCTTCCATTTTCATTGTATTGGATCAAAACCGTCAGTGGCAACAGTAGCACATGTCTTTATTCTTATTCTTTTGATAGTAATGGACAATTATATGACCACCATTGTCTCATTGATGAGGCCCTGCTGAAACGAAGGTCAAATACTTCATCTATTCCCCTAACAGTCCCTATCTTTCATAACCTTAAGATCAGCAATGCCACATATTCAGACAGCGGACAGTATGTTTGTGCCTTACAGGTGCTTAAGAATAGAAAAGGGCACTGGAAGGTAATAACTAATGTCACAGTCACTGTGAATGGAGAATTCAACAACCACCCCAATAGGAATGACACAGCCCTGTTATATACTCCTG GGGATCCTTACATACCACTGTATGTAGTGGGAGCCTTGTTCTTCTTCTGCCTGTTTGTTACTGTCATTGTCATGATGAAAAATACCAAGATTTCGCAAG AATCTCACACTCTGAGAATGAAAAG AGAAGACGATGCAGAAGAGACAATTAACTCCGACT GTTCCCCATATGctgagggcagaggagaggatgggggggcTCTACTCACTTCTGAAGCTGACTGA
- the LOC118964923 gene encoding uncharacterized protein LOC118964923 isoform X4 — MIMDMLSVFMVMTLVGKCQGNTYLNYQEKEEAISLQCEERIWQLDLNEDNMVDCTFNCSLHDNEKKCDQDPKCNNTVFTLEKTPCKNSIKQCLNMKLGKHVTGFFACFHTFPSNNQHLFPFKPSKHQVESFIVAFVEPEMVIFYSDVETKTSVTKQHGESVNLACNFTVAKDYSHLPFSLYWIKTVSGNSSTCLYSYSFDSNGQLYDHHCLIDEALLKRRSNTSSIPLTVPIFHNLKISNATYSDSGQYVCALQVLKNRKGHWKVITNVTVTVNGEFNNHPNRNDTALLYTPGDPYIPLYVVGALFFFCLFVTVIVMMKNTKISQESHTLRMKRFPIC; from the exons ATGATCATGGATATGCTATCTGTCTTCATGGTGATGACTCTCGTAGGAAAATGTCAAG GGAACACTTATCTAAATTATCAAGAGAAAGAGGAAGCTATATCCTTACAATGTGAAGAGAGAATTTGGCAACTTGATCTAAATGAAGACAATATGGTGGATTGCACTTTTAATTGCAGTCTTCATGACAATGAGAAGAAATGTGACCAAGATCCGAAGTGCaataatacagtatttacattaGAAAAAACTCCCTGCAAAAACAGTATCAAacaatgtttaaatatgaaattgGGGAAACACGTCACTGGATTCTTTGCATGTTTTCATACCTTTCCATCAAATAACCAACACTTATTCCCCTTTAAACCTTCAAAACATCAGGTGGAATCATTTATTGTGGCATTTGTTGAACCAGAGA TGGTGATATTCTACTCTGATGTGGAAACTAAAACGTCTGTTACCAAACAGCATGGAGAATCAGTCAACCTTGCATGTAATTTCACAGTAGCCAAAGATTACTCTCACCTTCCATTTTCATTGTATTGGATCAAAACCGTCAGTGGCAACAGTAGCACATGTCTTTATTCTTATTCTTTTGATAGTAATGGACAATTATATGACCACCATTGTCTCATTGATGAGGCCCTGCTGAAACGAAGGTCAAATACTTCATCTATTCCCCTAACAGTCCCTATCTTTCATAACCTTAAGATCAGCAATGCCACATATTCAGACAGCGGACAGTATGTTTGTGCCTTACAGGTGCTTAAGAATAGAAAAGGGCACTGGAAGGTAATAACTAATGTCACAGTCACTGTGAATGGAGAATTCAACAACCACCCCAATAGGAATGACACAGCCCTGTTATATACTCCTG GGGATCCTTACATACCACTGTATGTAGTGGGAGCCTTGTTCTTCTTCTGCCTGTTTGTTACTGTCATTGTCATGATGAAAAATACCAAGATTTCGCAAG AATCTCACACTCTGAGAATGAAAAG GTTCCCCATATGctga